The proteins below come from a single Periophthalmus magnuspinnatus isolate fPerMag1 chromosome 7, fPerMag1.2.pri, whole genome shotgun sequence genomic window:
- the emd gene encoding emerin (Emery-Dreifuss muscular dystrophy): MSLSEKSDSEISELLSEYGIKHGPVVESTRKLYEKKLEKAMDEAATKSPSSDKTYYREEEEVITYITYHTPPRFEGTGDMLKHRGAALQNQTNHEDDHKPELDQEPPVQSSIRKLDHSSLPPKAQEKKAKPGCLWRLTRLVLVLALLAALGYYIFCHVISAQESQEPQ; encoded by the exons ATGTCTTTGAGTGAGAAAAGCGATTCAGAGATTAGTGAGCTGCTCTCAGAGTACGGCATCAAACATGGACCGGTCGTTG AATCAACCAGAAAACTTTATGAGaagaagctggagaaggccaTGGACGAGGCAGCCACTAAGAGCCCCTCGTCTGATAAGACCTACTACAGAGAGGAGG aggAAGTCATCACCTACATCACATACCACACTCCG CCTCGGTTTGAAGGAACTGGCGACAT gctcaaacacagaggagccgCTCTGCAAAACCAAACCAACCACGAAGACGACCACAAACCTGAACTGGACCAAGA GCCTCCAGTGCAAAGCTCCATAAGGAAACTGGACCACAGCTCCCTCCCGCCCAAAGCCCAGGAGAAGAAGGCCAAACCGGGTTGTCTGTGGAGGCTGACACGCCTCGTCCTGGTGCTAGCACTGTTAGCTGCTTTAGGCTACTACATCTTCTGTCATGTGATCAGTGCACAGGAAAGTCAAGAGCCTCAGTAG